One genomic region from Aliarcobacter cryaerophilus ATCC 43158 encodes:
- the pseC gene encoding UDP-4-amino-4,6-dideoxy-N-acetyl-beta-L-altrosamine transaminase yields MMDFIPYGKQTIDEDDIKSVIEVLKSPYLTTGPKIEEFEAELCKYTGAKYCVAVANGTAALHLASLVLLNKGDKVLTTANSFLATSNSILYVEAKPIFVDIQEDGNIDLDLCEEELKKDSSIKAIYVVHFSGNPVNQKKLKYLKETYNIKILEDCAHSLGASFDGIKAGSCENSDCSILSFHPVKHITTGEGGAVTTNSKELYEKLLELRAHGIKRLPEVAPWYYEMHSLGYNYRITDMQCALGISQLKKLDSFIKRRREIALKYDKSFLNSVVKPIYVFNGNSSYHLYVVKVDFSNLSISKIELFNKMREKNIGLQLHYIPINKQPYYKSLGYGDEITPIMEKFYEECFSLPIYTSLRDEEQEYVIKTLFEVLNA; encoded by the coding sequence ATGATGGATTTTATTCCTTATGGAAAACAGACTATTGATGAAGATGATATAAAAAGTGTTATTGAAGTATTAAAATCACCATATCTTACAACTGGTCCAAAGATTGAGGAGTTTGAAGCTGAACTTTGCAAATATACAGGTGCAAAATATTGCGTAGCCGTAGCAAATGGAACAGCTGCTTTGCATTTAGCTTCGCTTGTACTTCTAAATAAAGGTGATAAAGTTCTTACAACTGCTAACTCTTTTTTAGCAACTTCAAATTCAATTTTGTATGTAGAAGCTAAACCAATATTTGTAGACATACAAGAAGATGGAAATATAGATTTAGATTTGTGTGAAGAGGAGCTTAAAAAAGACTCTTCTATAAAAGCTATATATGTAGTTCATTTTTCAGGAAATCCAGTAAATCAGAAAAAATTAAAATATTTAAAAGAGACTTACAATATAAAAATTCTAGAGGATTGTGCTCACAGTTTAGGAGCTAGTTTTGATGGTATAAAAGCTGGAAGCTGTGAAAATAGTGATTGTAGTATCTTATCTTTTCATCCAGTAAAACATATAACAACTGGTGAAGGTGGTGCCGTTACTACAAACTCTAAAGAGCTTTATGAAAAACTTTTAGAGTTAAGAGCTCATGGGATAAAAAGATTACCAGAAGTAGCTCCTTGGTATTATGAGATGCACTCTTTGGGATATAATTATAGAATTACAGATATGCAGTGTGCTTTGGGAATTAGCCAATTAAAAAAACTAGATAGTTTTATAAAAAGAAGAAGAGAGATAGCTTTAAAATATGATAAATCTTTTTTAAATAGTGTCGTAAAACCAATATATGTTTTTAATGGAAACTCTTCTTATCATCTATATGTTGTAAAAGTTGATTTTAGTAATTTAAGTATCTCAAAAATAGAGCTTTTTAATAAAATGAGAGAAAAAAATATTGGATTACAACTTCATTATATTCCTATAAATAAGCAACCATATTATAAATCTTTAGGGTATGGAGATGAGATAACACCTATTATGGAGAA
- a CDS encoding biotin synthase: MSSNQIYLCAISNIESGTCNEDCKFCTQSVKYKADIQRYRRKEIEEIVIEAKKARENKAVGFCLVTAGTGLDDKRLDYVCRAADAVHKAVPDISLIACNGIATYEQLKELKKHGIENYNHNLETAREFYSEICTTHSWDDRYNTCLDAKKAGLYLCTGGIFGLGETQANRVSMLESIASLEPMSVPINFFHPNEALPLVKNPLSKEEAFKLVELTRSYLPNQMLMIAGGRELMFGENQYDVFKHGANALVVGDYLTTGGASAEDDIKAVTALGYEIAFACHQ, encoded by the coding sequence ATGAGCAGTAATCAAATATATTTATGTGCAATTTCAAATATTGAAAGCGGAACTTGTAATGAAGATTGTAAATTTTGTACACAAAGTGTAAAATATAAAGCAGATATACAAAGATATAGAAGAAAAGAGATTGAAGAAATAGTAATAGAAGCAAAAAAAGCTAGAGAAAACAAAGCTGTTGGGTTTTGTTTGGTAACAGCTGGAACAGGGCTTGATGATAAAAGATTAGATTATGTTTGTAGAGCTGCTGATGCTGTACATAAAGCCGTTCCAGATATTTCTTTAATTGCTTGTAATGGAATTGCAACTTATGAGCAGTTAAAAGAGTTAAAAAAACATGGAATTGAAAATTACAACCACAATCTTGAAACGGCAAGAGAGTTTTATAGTGAAATTTGTACAACTCATTCATGGGATGATAGATATAACACTTGTTTGGATGCAAAAAAAGCTGGATTATATTTATGTACAGGTGGAATTTTTGGTCTTGGAGAAACACAAGCTAACAGAGTTTCTATGCTTGAATCAATTGCTTCTTTAGAGCCAATGTCTGTACCAATTAACTTTTTTCATCCAAATGAAGCACTTCCTTTGGTAAAGAATCCTTTATCAAAAGAGGAAGCTTTTAAATTAGTTGAATTAACAAGAAGTTATTTACCAAATCAAATGTTAATGATTGCAGGTGGTAGAGAGTTGATGTTTGGAGAAAATCAGTACGATGTATTTAAACATGGTGCAAATGCTTTAGTTGTTGGAGATTATTTGACAACTGGAGGAGCAAGTGCTGAAGATGATATAAAAGCTGTTACAGCTTTAGGATATGAAATAGCTTTTGCTTGTCATCAATAA
- the recA gene encoding recombinase RecA: MDENQKKSLELAIKQIDKAFGKGTLIRLGDKEVIPTEAISTGSLGLDLALGVGGLPKGRVIEIYGPESSGKTTLTLHAIAEAQKAGGVCAFIDAEHALDVGYAKNLGVDTDNLLVSQPDFGEQALEILETVIRSGAVDLVVIDSVAALTPKVEIDGDMDDQQVGVQARLMSKALRKITGLLSKMNCTVIFINQIRMKIGMTGYGSPETTTGGNALKFYSSVRLDIRRIATLKQGENSIGNRAKVKVVKNKVAAPFKQAEFDIMFGEGISKTGELVDYGVKLDIIDKAGAWFSYGDTKIGQGRENSKIFLRDNPAIAKEIEDRILNSMGINDAIITGTIESEDDASSLDD, from the coding sequence ATGGATGAAAATCAAAAAAAATCATTAGAACTAGCAATTAAACAAATAGACAAAGCTTTTGGAAAAGGAACACTTATTAGACTTGGAGATAAAGAGGTAATTCCAACTGAAGCTATTAGTACAGGTTCTCTTGGTCTTGACTTAGCTCTTGGAGTTGGAGGATTGCCAAAAGGAAGAGTTATTGAAATATATGGACCTGAAAGTTCTGGAAAAACAACTTTAACTCTTCACGCAATTGCAGAAGCTCAAAAAGCAGGAGGTGTATGTGCATTTATTGATGCAGAGCATGCTTTAGATGTAGGATATGCAAAAAATTTAGGTGTTGATACTGATAATTTACTTGTTTCTCAACCAGATTTTGGAGAACAAGCTTTAGAAATACTTGAAACTGTTATTAGAAGTGGAGCTGTTGATTTAGTTGTAATTGATTCAGTTGCAGCACTTACTCCAAAAGTAGAAATTGATGGTGATATGGATGACCAACAAGTTGGTGTTCAAGCTAGACTTATGAGTAAGGCTTTAAGAAAAATTACTGGACTTTTAAGCAAAATGAACTGTACAGTTATTTTTATTAATCAAATAAGAATGAAAATTGGAATGACTGGATATGGAAGTCCTGAAACAACAACAGGTGGAAATGCACTTAAATTTTACTCAAGCGTAAGACTAGATATTAGAAGAATTGCAACACTAAAACAAGGTGAAAATTCTATTGGAAATAGAGCAAAAGTTAAAGTTGTAAAAAATAAAGTTGCAGCTCCATTTAAACAAGCTGAGTTTGATATTATGTTTGGAGAGGGTATTTCTAAAACAGGAGAGCTTGTTGATTACGGTGTTAAACTTGATATTATCGACAAAGCTGGAGCTTGGTTTAGTTATGGTGATACAAAAATAGGTCAAGGAAGAGAAAATTCAAAAATTTTCTTAAGAGATAATCCAGCTATTGCAAAAGAGATAGAAGATAGAATTTTAAACTCAATGGGAATAAATGATGCAATAATCACAGGAACTATAGAAAGTGAAGATGACGCATCTTCTTTAGATGACTAA
- the pseB gene encoding UDP-N-acetylglucosamine 4,6-dehydratase (inverting) → MFNGKNILITGGTGSFGKKYTEILLKKYKPNKVIIFSRDELKQYEMAQEFNAKCMRYFIGDVRDNQRLKQATKDVDFIIHAAALKHVPIAEYNPMECIKTNIDGAQNVIEAALENSVKRVIALSTDKAANPVNLYGATKLASDKLFVAANNLVGKSDIKFSVVRYGNVVGSRGSVVPFFKKLINEGAKELPITDDKMTRFFITLEDGVNFVLKNFERMQGGEIFIPKIPSMKIVDMAKALAPNLPHKIIGIRPGEKLHEIMCPADDSHLTLEFENHYVIKPTIKFTSGSDFSKNLLGEIGVPVAQGFEYNSGNNKQLLSSEEFLKMVYKV, encoded by the coding sequence ATGTTCAACGGAAAAAATATACTTATAACTGGTGGAACTGGTAGTTTTGGTAAAAAATATACTGAGATTTTGTTAAAAAAATATAAACCAAATAAGGTAATTATTTTTAGTAGAGACGAGTTAAAACAGTATGAGATGGCTCAAGAGTTCAATGCTAAATGTATGAGATATTTTATTGGAGATGTAAGAGATAATCAAAGATTAAAACAAGCTACTAAAGATGTTGACTTTATAATTCATGCAGCTGCACTAAAACATGTTCCAATAGCTGAATACAATCCTATGGAGTGTATTAAAACAAATATAGATGGTGCTCAAAATGTAATTGAAGCAGCATTAGAAAATAGTGTAAAAAGAGTAATAGCACTATCAACTGATAAGGCTGCAAATCCTGTAAATCTTTATGGTGCTACAAAATTGGCTAGCGATAAACTTTTTGTTGCAGCAAATAATTTAGTTGGAAAAAGTGATATAAAATTTTCTGTTGTAAGATATGGAAATGTTGTAGGAAGCAGGGGTTCTGTGGTACCTTTTTTTAAAAAATTAATAAATGAAGGAGCAAAAGAACTTCCAATAACAGATGATAAGATGACAAGATTTTTTATAACACTTGAAGATGGAGTGAATTTTGTTTTAAAAAACTTTGAAAGAATGCAAGGTGGGGAGATATTTATTCCAAAAATTCCATCTATGAAAATAGTTGATATGGCAAAAGCTTTAGCTCCAAATTTACCTCATAAGATTATTGGAATTAGACCTGGTGAAAAACTTCATGAGATTATGTGCCCAGCAGATGATAGTCACTTAACTTTAGAGTTTGAAAATCATTATGTAATAAAACCAACTATTAAATTTACAAGTGGATCTGATTTTTCTAAAAACCTTTTAGGAGAGATTGGAGTTCCAGTAGCTCAAGGGTTTGAGTATAACTCTGGGAATAATAAGCAGTTGTTAAGTAGTGAAGAGTTTTTAAAAATGGTTTACAAAGTATGA